From Zerene cesonia ecotype Mississippi chromosome 16, Zerene_cesonia_1.1, whole genome shotgun sequence, one genomic window encodes:
- the LOC119832770 gene encoding diphthine--ammonia ligase — protein sequence MRTVALISGGKDSCYNMMQCVGAGHKIVALANLQPLLKDELDSYMYQTVGHQGIELYAEAMDLPLYREAISGVAVDQGRNYKPTYNDEVEDLYRLLARVKSEMNIEAVSCGAILSDYQRIRVENVCQRLGLVSLAYLWRRNQKELLQEMISSGVEAIIIKVAALGLDPRLHLGMTIKDIQPHLLVMQEKYGLNVCGEGGEYETFTLDCPLFRKRLVIDEKELVIHTEDSVASVGYLNLKLHLEPKENYDGTINLPLTVKNSLDFINDLSDTVFSDISDIDESEIDSIEKLKIEEEKKQKELNPLISYDRQTDKREEIVNQSDDDLEEDDYYYDDVSDESEKLTVIDHRSIYGNRHGWYFIGGIVGEGVDMAVATDDAMNKLISRLASIGKSRASTRVFSEHIYARYGTVLGTQCGVREDV from the exons ATGAGGACAGTCGCATTGATCAGCGGTGGAAAGGATAGCTGCTACAACATGATGCAGTGTGTTGGTGCCGGCCATAAAATCGTAGCGCTGGCCAACCTCCAACCTCTTCTTAAAG ATGAATTGGATAGTTATATGTACCAAACAGTTGGCCACCAAGGAATTGAGCTATATGCTGAGGCTATGGATCTACCTTTGTATAGAGAGGCAATATCTGGTGTAGCTGTTGACCAAGGAAGGAATTATAAGCCAACCTATAATGATGAAGTGGAGGATCTATACAGATTACTTGCAAGGGTTaag AGTGAAATGAATATTGAAGCTGTATCATGTGGCGCTATTTTATCTGATTACCAAAGAATAAGGGTTGAAAATGT atGTCAGAGACTTGGTCTTGTATCGCTTGCTTATTTGTGGAGAAGGAACCAAAAAGAACTCCTGCAAGAGATGATATCTAGTGGTGTTGAGGCTATCATTATAAAG gttgCAGCTCTAGGATTAGATCCAAGATTACATTTAGGGATGACAATAAAAGACATACAACCGCATCTTCTAGTCATGCAGGAGAAGTATGGGCTCAACGTGTGCGGCGAGGGGGGGGAATACGAAACATTCACCTTGGATTGTCCTCTATTTAGGAAACGGCTAGTCAT AGATGAAAAAGAATTAGTTATACATACGGAAGATTCTGTGGCGTCTGttggatatttaaatttaaaattacacctTGAACCAAAAGAAAACTATGATGGAACAATAAATCTACCTCTAACTGTAAAAAACTcacttgattttattaatgatttgaGTGATACAGTGTTTAGTGATATTAGTGATATAGACGAATCAGAGATAGACTCTATTGAAAAGTTAAAGATTGAAGAAGAGAAGAAGCAGAAAGAACTAAATCCTCTTATTAGTTacgacagacagacagataagAGAGAAGAAATAGTCAATCAAAGTGATGATGATTTAGAAGAAGATGATTATTACTATGATGATGTGTCTGATGAAAGTGAAAAGTTAACTGTTATAGATCATAGATCTATTTATGGCAATAGACATGGGTGGTATTTTATTGGAGGCATCGTTGGTGAAGGCGTGGACATGGCGGTGGCTACTGATGATgcgatgaataaattaattagtag GCTTGCTTCAATCGGAAAATCTCGAGCTTCCACACGTGTGTTCAGTGAACATATATATGCGCGATATGGAACAGTACTCGGAACTCAATGCGGTGTACGTGAAGACGTTTAA